The stretch of DNA GAATTCCAGAAAGTAGTAATGCAGAGTGATTTCAAAGTAGTTTATGCACGATTTTAGTCCATAAATTTCtagagaaataaacataatttgtAGATTTTTAAGCTCTTATCAATGATTGTCATTTACACCATTTATATTACCAAGCAAATATGTTTCACTTAAAATACTAGAAAACCATCAAAATAGGAATTTCTAGCTTAATCTTGCccatatttgcttttttgttatgTCAGTCATTTAATACATAAGACAAATAATTGGattaataaaatgttagaaaatcttttatttgGGCTTTTTTCTGATATCAATAGGGGAAATCTAATCATGGGGGCAGAAAAACGAAGCTGAGAGAAAATGTCATCTAATGGTCAACTTCTCAAGACATCCCTCCCCTTTTTGATGTATAGAATCTTAGCTATTTTCTGCTTCAGATTTGGAAGGTCAAGCTCCTCCACTCCCAACTTAAGTGTTGGAAGCATTCTTTATTTCATACAAACTGGAGTCTAGGTCTCAGTACCCCAAAGGAGACATAGTCTAAGATATGACCTTTATGTGTAAGGAGGAAAAAGCCAGGGTAAAGAAAAATGCCTTCCATTTAAAGTTTAAGATTTTCTAGAATGTCCACATTCTGGAATAGATGCTTTTATATTTAGAACGTGAAAtagaaagtttttttaagtgGCCTGCATGGGCAGATGATTTTTCCTGGGAAAGGCAAACTTCCTGTTCTCTAAATAACAGCAAAAGGAGGCTCTAGGGAATGTTCTGTTCAACAGTTTAATGGAATTCAGTTTGAGGACACGCTCCCCAAAGCTCACACATACACCTCCCTTTGCTTTGACAGACTACAGTTTCTAAGCGACCACAACTCTCTTATGGCTACTTCTTTATCCAGCTCTTGTTTACACCTGTGCCTCCTTCTttatccttttctccttctctgaatTCACTTAAGTGTTTGGAGACTATTTTCCCAACTTGTGGATTATTTCTGAGATGTTTGAGGCAATTCTTTAGATGTTTCTaatccccctcccctttcttgaAACAAGAGATGGAGGgtgagaggggagtgggaggaggaagagagggagagaggtgaaTGGAACATCTTGTCCTAAGACAATTGGTAGCCCAATGCAGTGATTCCCATATACGGACTGTGAGAGCCCTCGGCTTTGTGCTTTGGTCATTACATGAGTTGCCCTTAGGCAAACTATGTAAAGGTGTTCACACACgtataaatagaaataatatgtgAAGACAACTGCAGTTTGAAAGCTTTCTTGGAAAAACCAGTAGCTAACCTGAAAATTAAGGGGGAACTGTCTTCATTCTCCGTGCCCCGTCACCCCACCGCAATATGTAGGGATTTTTCAATCCTACTTTTCTGGAGTCCCAGCTAATCCTAGGCAACGCTGGCTGAATCTGATAGGAAGGATTGTGAATTTATTTGTGGGGGCTGACCAGGGGCTGTTGAAATGtcaagggggggagagagagagaaagggggagagagagagaggagagagcgaGAGACCAAGGGACCAAGGCCAGGGAGGAAAGAACTCACTCTTTCTGGCTTCCTTGGACCACAGGCGCCAGCGAGGAGAGGCGCTCAGAGCCTCGCTGCCTCACTACTGGGTTCCAGAGGGAAGTCTCGAAGCTGCGAGAGAGAATGAAACTAACACCATGAGCACCTTTTCCTTTTAAACTGCTCTTTGCCAATCCACATCCCACTACCTTATTCCAACGCCGGATAAAAATGAGGCTGTCTTCACTCCTTCTTAAATTGTTCGGCGTCCTCCAGTTTAGCAGGCTACACATCCGGCTTATCCTAAAGCTAACCGATTGTCCTCTTCCACGTAAGGTTTTGTGGGTGGGGCTGAAGGAGTAGGACGGTCTATAACACTCAAAGGCCTTCTTCCCTTAGGATTAGAGAGTTGAACGGCGAAAAAAATACCCCGAGAATTCCCCAGCGAAAATGTGTTGCAGCCCCTGTGGAAGGAGTCAACTTTCAGGCTCTTAAAGACCTGGAGTCGTTAGCACCAGCCGCTGCCCTAAAGGGGCCAGCCAACACCTCTAAGTGGCCTAGCGCGCAAAACTAGGCTCCCGAGGCAGCAGCGGTGGCTCCATCCACTCTTCCACTACGGGCTGGACGAGAAAAGCTCCCCGGAGCGCATCTGGGTGATAATTTTTACATtgacacccacacacacacccagaagtCTTAGTATATGGGCCTCCCCCAACACgggccccctccctccaggacTACGCAGAATGcgtggggcagagggcagaacAGCGGGAATAGCTGGAGTGTTCAGTAACCTGGGTTCATCCCACCCATCTGtctctcaccccttcccccgCCCAGGTACTTGTTTCCTGGGACCAGACGACCCCTGTAAATCCCCTTAGGAAGTCTGGCAGCGTTCTCACTTTATTGTCCTTGCTCCATCTCCAGCTCCACAGAAAGACTGGATCAAGTTCTCACCAAAGCGCATCCTTTCTGTATCTTGCTTAGAAGGGCTTGGTGGAGTGAGCGCTCCTGGAGAGAGCTGGAGCTGTTTTATCAGCCCCAAGCGACTAGCTGCGTGAACCAGCGACGCCTCAATGACCAGAGAATCCCTTGGGGCTAATCTGAAAACCCCGTCCCCAGCACAAAACTCAGACTCTGGAGATGCGCGTGGGCTCCGCGCGCTCGCTGAGTGGCCACCTTTCTGTCAGAGGTTCCCCAAGTGCCAGGGGAAACGGGAAAAGGCCATTTCCACTTATTTTGGTACTTCCCTTTAGGGCCTTTAGGCCCCCGAAACTGATTCCCCCCTTCCTACCAGTCCCAGAGGGGCGATGCTTTAGGAGGAGGAGGACCAGCCAAGCTCAGAGAGGCGTTGCCTTTTGGGGAAGGAGCTCAGGACAGGCGGGCAGCCGGCAGGCCGGAGAGAGACCGCTTCCAGGCAGGCAGCGCCGGAGGGAGCGCCCAGCCCAGCAAAGAGTTAAAGGGAGGGGACGTGGGCTGTCACGCGTCATTGGGCAGATTATGTGCAGCAAACAAAAAGTGTGTGTCTGCGTGCCAGTCAGTCACTGCATCGGGTCCATCTGTACaactctcattctctctctctctttcctcttactCTCCTCTCATTTCGCTCTCCgcatctctccatctctctttcccctctttaGGCAGCGCCTACTAGACAGCAACCAACACCTCTTGACATGGAAATACACTGATACAATAGGCAAAAGAAACAGTCGATAGCATCTCTCGGTTCCAGGTGGCGTTATTTGGCCGATTCTATCCTGACCTTATTCCTGGTAAGTCTATTTGCATTgatggggaagggggatgggaggaaggcTGGTTTCGTAGGAAGAGTGGAAAATTTTGTCCTCCGTTTCCTTAGTATCCAGAAGAGGGGGGGAAATAATTGTAGAGGGGATCTCTGCTGCCAATAAGATTATACAAAGGGAGGAGCTGGTGGAGAGCACTTTGCCGGAGAAGCAAGCGACTGGGGCGCGCGCGACCGCCAGACAATGCCTGCTTCCAGGGTAGGGCGAGCGGCCGGCGGCAGTGCCCGCTTCCCAGCGAGCTCAGCCGGCTCTGGAAAAGATGCCCCGGCGGACGAGAACCGGGGCCCTGGAAGAGGATGCTGAGCTGTGCAAGGCTGGGTGGCAAAGGCCACCGCGAGCGGGCGAGCGAACCCAGGCTTTCGTCTCGCCCCGCGATGACTGTGACCGGCTGGGTGCTCCTGACGGCCGCCAAGGCGACGCGGTCCCCTATTAGCGCGCGGCGAGGACCTTTTCACCGTATTGTTAGGTAAAACTGCATTTTAATGATTGTGTCCCTGCTGTTGCCCGACGTGACGGGGCGACCTCACGGCACAATGAAACGTTTGTTTGAAAGACACTTTTAAAAGGACGAGAGAAATTGGAGCATAAAACGCTGAGTTGGGGAAATTGAAAAGGAGAGAATAGGATTCCGTTGAAAAGGAGATGGGAGGTTCTGgaagatttttgaaatatatctaAAATTTCAATTGGCGATAAGAAACGCTATCTTGTGTGGGGTAAAAATGTTCACGGATAGATGCTCTATCTCAAAGTAAGTTTCTACTTTATGGgtctttctcttatttctgtcTGGCAGATGCTGCTCAACACTTGAcatttggtgggggtggggtggggtgtagAAGAGTGAATGAAAGAAGAGGCTGACCAAAGTTTCATGCTCTGTTAGctgtaaagggggaaaaaaagcagtacCTTGTAATCACATTGGCAAAATTATTTGGTTAATAGACATTAAGATAAAAATGGGCATTACTAATATTATTCCATAATGCACAATTTCTCTGGAAAATAATTAGGTCTATTCTGTCCTGCTACTTAAATTACACCAAATATACATGAAATACTGCCTATGGTGGCATTATTGGGGAAAAACCAAATTGGGGAAATCTTCTAATCAATCAGAAAGAGTGAACAATGCAGTTACTTCAAAGCcagtttaaatgttaaataacagGTTTTTCAAATGGTAAATATTGTAGGCAGTGTCcagtgaaaaagggaaaaaaagtcaaatgatAGCTTAATAGAGAGCCCTCCATTGGGGCATCACTTTCTAAACTGCTGTGGATGAAACAGCTGGAGTGTCCACTGAGGTCTATTTAAGCGGGGCTGCCCCCTCTTGCCCAGACTGGGTTGCATTTAGGGAGCAAGAATTCACCAGTCATTACACACACCGTGCTTCACACAGGGGACGCTTCGGACCTGCCCTGTACCTTTTCACTTCATGAGGCACGTGTGACTCAATCCACCCCCTTGTATAACAAGGTAACTGGGATTCACCCTCATCCATAAATAAGcatgttgagaaaaaaataattacctctgcttgctgcttttaattaAAGCCTCGGAGGGACAGTGTTGGATTATGGTAATGAGCAGACATACGTCCTTTCTTGTAGGCTGCAGAGAAAGGTTAGCTGACACGGAATCAGTGGCCCTGACACTCCACTTGAAATCCATTCGCCATGCTTGACTGTCTCCACCTGTTCTCTATTGCGGCTCCCctctttggaagaaaataaaataaaatcagctcCCAGGCATCCAGTCCAGTgcataagagaaaaggagaggagctTTCTCCCAAAAGAAGTTTCTTTCAGTCAAGAAAGTCTATAGGCTAgtaaaaaaacagttttatccTCCACCCTCACTTCCCCCAAATCCTGGCCCATCCTCCCCAACTTgactgcaaaacaaaacaaaacaaaacaaaaaccttgtcTTCCTTAGCCCTACATGTTCTCTCTCACAAGCAGTTAGTCTACCTTGAGCTGACACTATTCCAATTTTTTAGTTGGTATCTTCAAAATATGCCAGATTTAATCTGCCTTTggctttatttctgaaataagagCTATGCAAAAAAGCAGGCGAATTCAAGAAAAATCTGTTGAGTAGTTAAAATGTTCTGTCTGGATTCATAAAGGCAAAACGAGTAATGTACTTCACTTTGGTGTCCTATGTGTCTGTCTCTAGTGATGGAGGATTCAGGCATCCAGCGAGGCATCTGGGATGGAGATGCCAAGGCTGTCCAACAGTGTCTGACGGATATTTTCACCAGCGTTTACACCACCTGCGACATTCCCGAGAACGCTATATTTGGTCCCTGCGTCCTGAGCCATACTTCCCTGTATGACAGCATAGCTTTCATAGCTCTCAAGTCTACTGACAAGAGAACAGTTCCTTACATCTTCAGGGTAAGTCTTTGCTGATACTGCTTGGGGTAGGAAGGTGATGTCCAGCTGAAAACTGACTATTATTCTAATGACAAGCTGAGACAGGTTGTGAATGTAGAAACTGCAGTAAAGTGAGTTGTCCTGTTTCACACACCcaatattgaaaaggaaaaattaaactgaaatcaTTGTCAACTGATTTTTCTGGAATAAATGACAACATTTGGTTTGGAGTACCAGCTATACCTAAATCAGTGGCTCAATCCTGGGCTTTCCTGATAATGGTATTGACTCTGGGAGATTTCGGAAGATTGAGGCTATTTGCATAATGAGTACTTTCTGTAAGTATGGGAGCACTTGCCTTCCAGTATAGGGGTCCCCTTCCCCTAAATATATTACTCTTTCTGGGAGAGGTAGCTAAGGCCCAGAGTttgtatttgaataaaaatgttaataatctgacaataaaacatctttaaatcCATATGTTTTAGTGTGGATATAAAAgtccttttctcattctttctttacaaagaagaactaatacttGTTTAAGTCAAAATTAAGATGAGTGAATGCCATATGACAATTTCTGAGAtctaaatttttcatttccaaagcaaacaaaattccCCCACATTTTTGTAGTATGggataatttaaaagtaaattcttGAGACATTAACACTAATTTgaattgaaagaagaaatttcGTCATTTGATGTTCAACTGGTATATGAAAACGACGACTTAAATAAGCTCTATGATTTACCCAGCATCTCAAAGAACAGTTCTCTTGCCTGCTGGACACAAACAAGAGGATGGGTGCCAACTTGGGTCAAGTTCTTTTGAATCTTGATCTCAAATAATTCTTTGGAAAAGAGAGACGCGTAGGAAATAGCCCCCAATCCCTTCAGCTTTATTCTCTCACAAGAGTGTTCCTCCCCAAACACTTTCCTCcttgtattctttctttctttctttttcttaaactgtAGGTAGACACCTCAGCAGCAAATGGTTCCTCAGAAGGTCTCATGTGGCTGCGTCTGGTTCAATCGGCCAGAGATAAAGAAGAGCAGAACCTTGAAGCCTATATAAAAAACGGACAGCTGTTTTACCGCTCTCTCCGAAGGATTGCCAAAGATGAGGAGTTACTAGTTTGGTACGGCAAAGAACTGACTGAGTTACTCTTGCTCTGCCCCTCTAGACCCCACAGCAAAATGAATGGTAGGTTGGCTTTTGACCCGCGTGTGGGCCCTTAGcaaacggggggcggggggggggtggagtgCAGGGAGCGGCGGGGTCTCACTCTGGCTCCTGGAGGCGCCTTTCCTCTCTTTCGGTGTCTCTTAGGAAGCTTCTGTGATCTAGTCCGTAATGAAGCTGGGGCAGATATGTGAGGATAAATTAGGGGGCACTTGGCTTAATTACAGCCCTCCTCCCAAATCAGGAGGGAAAGTTAGATCAAGTCGTACAGGATCCCTTCTTTTTCAGGCAGAGGCCTGAGAGATTAAGGTGGATTTGTGAAGGGGATGATGACAACTGGCCTGGAGACGATCCTGAGTAATCATGtggtgtgcgtgcgtgtgcctGCGCGCGTGTGTGCGTCTGTGTGGTGTTTGCTCACTAAGCAGGGTCGTCCCCTTACACATGCCTGGAATGCAGCCAACGTTTCCAGTTTGAGTTCCCCTATGTGGCGCATCTGCGCTTCCGCTGCCCCAAGAGAATTCACAGCGCTGATAGGAGCCCCCAAGACGAACAGGGTGGCGGCGTGGGCACCAAGGATcacgggggcggcggcggcggtggcggtggcaaggagcagcagcagcagcaacagcagcagcaacagcaacagcaacaggAGGCGCCCTTGGGCCCGGGCCCCAAGTTCTGCAAAGCCGGCCCGTTCCACCATTACCCGACCCCCTCCCCGGAGGGCAGTAACCCTCCTGCGACTGGCGGCGGCAGCTCGAAGCCATCCACGGACTTTCACAACCTGGCACGGGAGCTGGAAAACTCCGGCGGAGGTAGCAGGTGCTCCCCGGTTCGgagcctcagcagcagcagcagcagcagcagcagcagcagcagcagtggccacCAGGAGGCGGAGCTGAGTCCCGACGGCAACGCCGCGGGCCTGggcaaaggaaagaggaaattCCCAGAGGAGGCGACTGAGGGCGGTGGCGGCGCGGGGCTTGCGGGGGGCCGAGGCCGCTTCGCCGAGCGGCCCCTGCCCGCCTCCAAGGAGGACCTGGTATGCACGCCGCAGCAGTACCGAGCCTCGGGCAGCTACTTCGGCCTGGAAGAGAACGGCCGCCTCTTCGCACCGCCCAGCCCGGAGACAGGCGAGGCGAAGCGCAGCGCCTTCGTGGAGGTGAAGAAGGCGTCCCGAGCGCCTGGACTGCAGGAGGAGGCGGCAGCCGATGGCGGGGTTGCAACCGTCGACGACCAGGACGCGGGTAGCGGCGGAGGCCCCTCCACGCCCGTGGCCGCGTCGCCGGCTAGTGCCGAGAAGCTGCTGGCCCCGCGGCCCGGGGGCCCGCTACCCAGCCGGTTGGAGGGCGGCAGCCCGGCTCGTGGCAGCGCTTTCACCTCGGTGCCGCAGCTGGGCGGCAGCGGCGCTGGGGGCGGCGCGGGCGCGGGCAGCGCGGGTGGCGCGAGTGGCGCGGGCAGCTGCCAAGGCGCCGCGTCGGACGAGCGCAAAAGCGCCTTCTCGCAGCCGGCGCGCTCCTTCTCGCAGCTGTCCCCGCTGGTGCTGGGCCAGAAGCTGAGCGCCCTCGAGCCGTGCCACCCCAGCGACGGTGTGGGTCCCACCAGACTCTACCCCGCTGCTCCTGACCCTCTAGCAGTGAAGCTCCAGGGAGCCGCAGACCTGAACGGAGGTTGCACGGCCCTGCAGAGCGGCGGTGGCGGCCTTCCCAAACAGAGCCCCTTCCTCTACGCCACCGCCTTCTGGCCCAAGAGCTCCGCAGCCGCGGGGCCGCTGCAGCTACAGCTGCCCTCGGCGCTTACgctgctgcctccctccttcacctCGCTGTGTCTGCCCGCGCAGAACTGGTGTGCCAAGTGCAATGCCTCCTTCCGCATGACCTCCGACCTAGTATACCACATGAGGTCGCATCACAAAAAGGAGTACGCCATGGAGCCCTTGGTGAAGCGAAGGCGGGAAGAGAAACTCAAGTGTCCCATTTGCAACGAGTCCTTCAGGGAGCGCCACCACCTCTCCAGGCACATGACCTCCCATAATTGACACCGAAAGGACCCCAGCTTTCCACTCGGCACGTCCACGCACAGCACAGTCAAGCCACCTGTAGGAACAAACACGTGATGGCATCCACCACCTCCTAGTGATCTGAGACATTGCACCCAGAGAGACGGTCACATCACACACAGAGTCTCAAACACGTGGGCTCCTCCAGTAATCTCATTCAAATGTTTACCTGCCACCTACActacgcacacacgcacgcacacacaggaTGGTGGATTTTTGATTGGGTGGGTTGTTTTGAGGGGTTTTCTTTTGAATGCACGCATTTTCACTTTCCAAAAAACaaaggtacattttttaaaatgtcatatattgCAACATATTGATGCATTTGTCATACGTTTCTACTTAAATTATTAAGAACTTACAGTTTAGATGTAATAATTGTATGTAAGggcaaaatttattttagataaaaaGTAAAGGAGGAGAATGAGATGCTTTCTGCATTTCTTGATGACAGTTTGTGTTCTTACAAAAATCAACAAACGGGGGTGACTATTCAATCAAAGTTTCCAGGGGGAAGTGCATGTATCATGAAACGATTATGGACTTCAATGAAGAATGTCatcattatgtaaatatatatttccttttaaagaaagtGTAATTTTGTGCCAGTGAAATGGAGTCTGAATAGTTATGTGTTTCTTTTATCCCTGGAAAGATTTATTAAACTTTATAGATGATCTGGGTATGTTGGATGCTTTCAGAATAAATGACTATTTTCTTCAGAGCAATTATTTGGAAagtttttaaatagacttttgtAGCCAAGAACTACACTTTGAGGAGATACCATGTATTTTCACTGAGTCCCTGGAAAGAAGAGGTAGCAGGAGAGGGACGATGAACTCTGCCCCACTTGCATTTCTTTGCTCTAAGACAATTTTGAGCCCCAAAGAGAGGATATGAGGTTTGGTTATTAGTTGGAGAATCTTTAACTGGAACGTGGTGAGTGTCCTGACCAAAGGACAAAGCATTTAAGCAGAGATGCCTGCCTTGAAGCTAGCCTGTCACTAGGACTTCAGTGTTCTTTTCAGCAGCAGGCTAATTAGCATCTTTACATGTGACCAGAGACAATTTTCAGGCCTGGACCACAGAAACCAGATGAAAAGCCCACTTAAGTTTCTATTGGTGGTGCCTACGTGGAAGAGTATGTTGTCCTCTAGAACTAGTTAACATTCTCTCACTACCCATTAAGAGGCCCTACGGAGGGTTTCTTTAGAAACCAAAGTGAAAGGACCACAGTCATCTGTATCGCAGGGCACAGCTCTCCGTCTGAATTTTTGAGCAACTGCACAGCTTCTGGAAAATACTAGTCCTGGAGTATTACCATAGAGAAGAACCAGATaactttcctcctctccctgtccttcctctTATGAAAAGTCcctttgtatttttcatatactGACAACAGATCTTAGTTAAATAGAGTGTATGTGAGAGTGTGTGGTATATCCAGTAACCATTAAATGCAAAACTAAATGGATCATCATCCTTTAGGTATTAGGATGGCATGAACTTAGTCCCTGGGCATCTTCAGAGTCACCCTGTGCATGCTCTAGTTACAGACATGACACTGCGTAGATCACAGGtgttcttcccactgtcccccttCCCTCATATCTTGCCAACCCTCCGCTGTCAGATGGAGGACACTTGTGAAGAGGCCTGAAGTGGGAAACTTGCACAAGTTTTCATTGTAGGCATTCAAAGCTTTTTCCCAAAAGTGTTTCAAAGACTTCATTATCTTGGGGCCATTACAGAGCAAGTTATGATTAGGGCGGGGAGCAGGCAAAGACCAGAGGCAGGGCAAATAGATGTATCCATAGTGTGACCCAGGTTGGTGAAAATTCAGACTGACTTTCCTACGATCATCCAAGTACTTTTTGTACTATGTATTGTTGAAGCCTTTCTCACTTTTGCTAGGCAACAATTGGATAATCTGAAACACTCATCCCCAGCAATGTGTGATAAGAACAGCAGTCCAAAATTCCAGTTCCAGCTGCCGCTCATGACTAGTATGACCCTGCATCATCATCGGCACCATTTGATTTACCTGcatcttggttttctcatctgtacagaGTGAGGCAGGTTCTACAATCTTTAAAGTACTTGTAGTAAGGGATTGATTTTTCTCACGGTTAACCAGACTCCTATTAAATCTAAAGGGGGCTTTGTAGGGAAAAGAACAAGGCTGGTTGCGAAGCAAAGGTGAAAGCAAGGATTGAGAAGAATATGTGGGGCAAATGGAAGATGGTGTTCAAGAGACCCTTAAATCACACTGCTTTAGAGGCTGACTTAATTGTCCATGCCTGGAGCACTAGTGGGTCTCTGAAGAAagtctcttaaaaacaaacagacccCAGGTTGCCTGGGGTCTaactgtaaaaacaaacaaaaataaacaaacttgaaTGCCCTTTGTTATATGTCCAATCCTTCCAGAATCTCTTTTTCACTGTGGTGGCTTTACTACCTGTTGGGGATTCAGCAATGAACTTAGGTCTAAAACAATGTAAGCCAATACTGCTTTTTGATAAGGGCTTCCTCATAGTTGGGAATCACATTTTTTGGGGGGTACCGGTAGACACTCCCTAAGCTTcccttgtgttttctttcatgtggTCATTAATTTAATCACACAATCAGGAAGAAAGCCAAGTGTTGGCTAAGCTACTGCCCAGGTGATCCAGGTAGGTGTGTTGTGGCAGACACTTTAGGGCTGGGCAGCACTACTGATCAATCTGCCCACAAGACCTTTTGGGCAGGAAGTAGTAAGGGAAGAGTGCCCAGAGCTAGTTTTGTCCTCAGCCAAGACAAACtgacaaatgttttattttattcctgaaTTTTCAAGCTTTTCCTGCCTGATGTATCTTAACTCTCTGTGTCTGAATTTTCTCAGACGAGAGTTTCTAAATTCCGTAACCCCATCATCTGCCCAGCTAACTGAGGTCGCTGGCTCAGGTCTTGGGCTTAAACGTCTGCACACAGCTGCGGAAGAAATAAGGTCTCGGGGTCATGTGGACTTGGAGCTACTATGAAGTCCCGGCAGGTGGCCTGAGTTCCCAGTGCCAAGGCCGCAGGTCCTAAGTAGGGAGAGGGAAAACCGACCGGTTGTTGCAACAGCATTTGTTGCGTCCCAGAGGCAGAATGTCTGGGAATGCAGCGCTAGAGATCTCCAAGCGTGCACTAGAGTGGATCTGACTCCCTCTCCTCATTTGGCATTTTTTAAGTTGAGGGACACCTCTATTACCCACGATGTGCTTCCAGGGTATAGAATATGCCCACAGGCGTGTGGGAACCAGAGGATGCGGATAGAGACGCACGCACATCTCAGCACCAGTTTGCAGGTGCTGCAGAACCCAGATGGAAACCGACCCTCCCGGGAAAAATTCCCATGGTCCCGGGCCCACTTCTACGCTCTGCGGCCCTCCGAGGACCAGAGTCACGACTGTTGCAGTTGCAGCCACGCGTGGACCAGTTGCAAGCCCAGACGTG from Phyllostomus discolor isolate MPI-MPIP mPhyDis1 chromosome 1, mPhyDis1.pri.v3, whole genome shotgun sequence encodes:
- the PRDM8 gene encoding PR domain zinc finger protein 8 isoform X2 encodes the protein MEDSGIQRGIWDGDAKAVQQCLTDIFTSVYTTCDIPENAIFGPCVLSHTSLYDSIAFIALKSTDKRTVPYIFRVDTSAANGSSEGLMWLRLVQSARDKEEQNLEAYIKNGQLFYRSLRRIAKDEELLVWYGKELTELLLLCPSRPHSKMNGSSPYTCLECSQRFQFEFPYVAHLRFRCPKRIHSADRSPQDEQGGGVGTKDHGGGGGGGGGKEQQQQQQQQQQQQQQEAPLGPGPKFCKAGPFHHYPTPSPEGSNPPATGGGSSKPSTDFHNLARELENSGGGSRCSPVRSLSSSSSSSSSSSSSGHQEAELSPDGNAAGLGKGKRKFPEEATEGGGGAGLAGGRGRFAERPLPASKEDLVCTPQQYRASGSYFGLEENGRLFAPPSPETGEAKRSAFVEVKKASRAPGLQEEAAADGGVATVDDQDAGSGGGPSTPVAASPASAEKLLAPRPGGPLPSRLEGGSPARGSAFTSVPQLGGSGAGGGAGAGSAGGASGAGSCQGAASDERKSAFSQPARSFSQLSPLVLGQKLSALEPCHPSDGVGPTRLYPAAPDPLAVKLQGAADLNGGCTALQSGGGGLPKQSPFLYATAFWPKSSAAAGPLQLQLPSALTLLPPSFTSLCLPAQNWCAKCNASFRMTSDLVYHMRSHHKKEYAMEPLVKRRREEKLKCPICNESFRERHHLSRHMTSHN
- the PRDM8 gene encoding PR domain zinc finger protein 8 isoform X1, which gives rise to MEDSGIQRGIWDGDAKAVQQCLTDIFTSVYTTCDIPENAIFGPCVLSHTSLYDSIAFIALKSTDKRTVPYIFRVDTSAANGSSEGLMWLRLVQSARDKEEQNLEAYIKNGQLFYRSLRRIAKDEELLVWYGKELTELLLLCPSRPHSKMNAGSSPYTCLECSQRFQFEFPYVAHLRFRCPKRIHSADRSPQDEQGGGVGTKDHGGGGGGGGGKEQQQQQQQQQQQQQQEAPLGPGPKFCKAGPFHHYPTPSPEGSNPPATGGGSSKPSTDFHNLARELENSGGGSRCSPVRSLSSSSSSSSSSSSSGHQEAELSPDGNAAGLGKGKRKFPEEATEGGGGAGLAGGRGRFAERPLPASKEDLVCTPQQYRASGSYFGLEENGRLFAPPSPETGEAKRSAFVEVKKASRAPGLQEEAAADGGVATVDDQDAGSGGGPSTPVAASPASAEKLLAPRPGGPLPSRLEGGSPARGSAFTSVPQLGGSGAGGGAGAGSAGGASGAGSCQGAASDERKSAFSQPARSFSQLSPLVLGQKLSALEPCHPSDGVGPTRLYPAAPDPLAVKLQGAADLNGGCTALQSGGGGLPKQSPFLYATAFWPKSSAAAGPLQLQLPSALTLLPPSFTSLCLPAQNWCAKCNASFRMTSDLVYHMRSHHKKEYAMEPLVKRRREEKLKCPICNESFRERHHLSRHMTSHN